Proteins from a single region of Flavobacterium sp. K5-23:
- a CDS encoding TonB-dependent receptor, giving the protein MDTEIKLKGDKVIEKIPSIKDKALRINLNENIYGTFAEIGAGQETVRHFFRAGGSSGTIAKAMSAYDKDFSDAIYGIEEDGRYVTESRVKKMLTMEGQLIEERLSREKHPNKMFFSYANTVATIDFAKQFKGHGWVGIRYQIEPDEEYNEIIIHIRFKETDARLQQETLGILGVNLIYGAFYKYNDPKRLLRYLYDHLDKDQLEIDTINFSGPRFADVDNRLMSLQLVKNGMTDAVMFDPDGKNILPAAILYKKNILALRGSFRPVTKVNMDMYEKSLKMFLEENKVEKENTLVVFEITLSNLRSDGEIDERDFMDRAELLCSLGQTVMISNFQEYYKVVEYFANYTKARMGLAMGVNNLIDIFDEKYYRHLSGGILEAFGKLFFRDMKVFLYPMLDDNGELVNSSNLKVHPRMKELYKFFKFNGKVVDIDNYDPNILEVFSREVLKMISDGKPGWEHMLPSGIAEIIKEHNLFGYESNKILKESN; this is encoded by the coding sequence ATGGATACTGAAATAAAACTAAAAGGTGACAAAGTCATCGAAAAAATACCTTCTATAAAAGACAAAGCTCTTCGTATCAATCTAAATGAAAACATTTATGGAACATTTGCTGAAATCGGTGCTGGACAAGAAACTGTAAGACATTTTTTTAGAGCTGGAGGTTCTTCAGGAACTATAGCTAAGGCAATGTCTGCTTATGACAAAGATTTTAGTGATGCCATTTATGGTATCGAGGAAGACGGCCGTTATGTAACAGAAAGTCGTGTTAAAAAAATGCTGACTATGGAAGGTCAGTTAATTGAAGAACGATTGAGCAGAGAAAAACATCCAAATAAAATGTTTTTTAGTTATGCGAATACCGTTGCGACAATTGATTTTGCTAAACAATTTAAAGGGCATGGATGGGTTGGAATTCGATACCAAATCGAACCAGATGAAGAATACAACGAAATAATTATACACATTCGTTTCAAAGAAACCGATGCTCGTTTACAACAAGAGACTCTTGGGATTCTTGGAGTAAACTTAATCTACGGTGCGTTTTATAAATACAATGACCCTAAACGTTTATTACGTTATTTATATGACCATTTAGACAAAGACCAACTAGAAATAGACACCATAAATTTCTCTGGACCTCGTTTTGCTGATGTAGACAATCGTTTGATGAGTTTACAACTTGTTAAAAACGGAATGACAGATGCCGTTATGTTTGATCCAGATGGTAAAAACATACTTCCTGCTGCTATATTATACAAAAAGAACATTCTTGCTTTAAGAGGAAGTTTCCGTCCGGTTACGAAAGTAAATATGGATATGTATGAGAAGTCATTGAAAATGTTCCTCGAAGAAAATAAAGTGGAAAAAGAAAACACCTTGGTTGTTTTTGAAATTACGCTTTCAAATTTACGTTCTGATGGAGAAATCGACGAACGTGACTTTATGGATCGTGCTGAATTACTTTGTTCTCTAGGGCAAACAGTAATGATATCGAATTTCCAGGAATATTACAAAGTTGTGGAATACTTCGCTAATTATACCAAAGCAAGAATGGGATTAGCAATGGGCGTAAACAACCTAATTGATATATTTGATGAAAAGTATTACCGTCATTTAAGCGGTGGAATCCTTGAAGCTTTTGGTAAATTATTCTTTAGAGACATGAAAGTGTTTTTATATCCAATGCTAGATGACAACGGGGAATTAGTAAATTCGAGTAATTTAAAAGTACACCCAAGAATGAAAGAATTATATAAATTCTTTAAATTCAACGGAAAAGTAGTTGATATTGACAACTATGACCCAAATATTTTGGAAGTATTCTCTCGTGAAGTCTTAAAAATGATTAGTGATGGAAAACCTGGATGGGAACATATGCTTCCTTCTGGTATTGCTGAAATAATTAAGGAACATAATCTTTTTGGATATGAGTCTAATAAAATTTTGAAAGAAAGTAATTAA
- the bcp gene encoding thioredoxin-dependent thiol peroxidase, with protein sequence MITLKKGDKAPQFSAIDQDGKLHQLADYAGKKLVVFFYPKANTPGCTAEACDLRDNYERFQANNYAILGVSADAAKAQAKFKEKYDFPFPLLADEDKSVIESFGVWGPKKFMGREYDGIHRTTFIIDENGIIEEVIEKVKTKEHTAQILK encoded by the coding sequence ATGATAACATTAAAAAAAGGAGATAAAGCCCCTCAATTTTCAGCTATAGATCAGGACGGAAAACTACATCAACTTGCAGATTATGCAGGAAAGAAATTAGTGGTTTTCTTTTATCCAAAAGCAAATACGCCAGGATGTACTGCTGAAGCTTGTGACTTAAGAGACAACTATGAACGTTTTCAAGCTAATAACTATGCTATTTTAGGTGTAAGTGCGGACGCTGCTAAAGCTCAAGCTAAATTTAAAGAAAAGTACGACTTCCCTTTTCCATTACTTGCTGATGAAGACAAGTCTGTAATTGAATCATTTGGCGTTTGGGGACCCAAAAAATTTATGGGAAGAGAATATGACGGTATTCACAGAACCACTTTTATAATTGATGAAAACGGAATTATAGAAGAAGTAATCGAAAAAGTAAAAACCAAAGAACATACTGCTCAGATATTGAAGTAA
- a CDS encoding MBL fold metallo-hydrolase, with translation MKIYFLGTGTSQGIPVIGSNHSVCKSTDPKDKRLRVSVWISWDDSSYVIDCGPDFRQQMLTCECQKLDGILFTHEHSDHTAGIDDIRPFNFRQGEMPMYAHSRVIENLKKRFDYVFETENRYPGAPSVKIIEVNKDIPFSIGNKTAIPVNAMHGDLQVFGYRIDDFAYLTDVKTIEEKEISKLKNLKVLVINALREEQHFSHFNLQEALDFIALVKPEKAYLTHISHIFGFHEEIQKKLPENVYLAYDNLEINI, from the coding sequence TTGAAGATATATTTTTTAGGGACAGGAACGTCACAAGGAATTCCGGTTATAGGCAGTAATCATTCGGTTTGTAAAAGTACAGATCCTAAGGATAAAAGACTTCGAGTTTCGGTCTGGATTTCCTGGGATGATTCCTCTTATGTAATTGATTGCGGCCCTGATTTTAGACAACAAATGCTTACTTGCGAGTGTCAAAAATTAGACGGAATCCTTTTTACTCATGAACATTCAGATCATACTGCCGGAATTGATGACATTCGTCCATTTAATTTCAGGCAAGGGGAGATGCCAATGTATGCTCATTCAAGGGTTATTGAAAATCTAAAAAAACGTTTTGATTATGTTTTTGAAACTGAAAACAGATATCCCGGAGCTCCATCTGTAAAAATTATTGAAGTGAATAAGGATATTCCATTTTCTATTGGTAATAAAACGGCTATTCCAGTAAACGCGATGCATGGAGATCTGCAAGTTTTTGGATATCGTATTGATGATTTTGCTTATTTAACTGATGTGAAAACCATTGAAGAAAAGGAAATTTCAAAGCTGAAAAACCTAAAGGTTTTAGTTATAAATGCATTGCGTGAAGAACAGCACTTTTCGCATTTCAATTTGCAGGAAGCTTTGGATTTTATAGCCTTGGTCAAACCTGAAAAGGCTTATCTTACTCATATTAGTCATATATTTGGT
- a CDS encoding RNA polymerase sigma factor — MANIQLPDALLVQNYVAGNENALETLIKRHESRIYGFIYSKISDRDISNDIFQDTFIKVIRTLKSNSYNEEGKFLPWVMRISHNLIIDHFRKCKKMPLFRETEEFSIFSIMSDDSLTIENKLITEQVESDVRRLIEELPADQKEVLIMRMYQDMSFKEISECTGVSINTALGRMRYALLNLRKVIDKHQIVLTN; from the coding sequence ATGGCTAATATTCAACTCCCCGACGCTTTATTGGTACAAAATTATGTTGCAGGCAATGAAAACGCATTGGAAACATTAATTAAAAGACACGAATCAAGAATTTACGGCTTTATATATTCTAAAATCTCAGATAGAGATATTTCTAACGATATTTTTCAGGACACTTTTATTAAGGTGATCAGGACATTAAAATCCAATTCCTATAATGAGGAAGGTAAATTTTTGCCTTGGGTTATGCGTATTTCACATAATTTAATAATTGATCATTTCAGAAAATGTAAAAAAATGCCCCTTTTTAGAGAGACTGAAGAATTTTCTATATTTTCTATAATGTCTGATGATTCTTTGACTATAGAGAATAAGTTAATTACGGAACAAGTTGAAAGTGATGTACGTCGATTGATAGAAGAACTTCCTGCTGATCAAAAAGAAGTTTTGATTATGAGAATGTACCAAGATATGAGTTTTAAAGAAATTTCTGAATGTACGGGTGTTAGTATCAATACGGCTTTAGGTAGAATGCGTTACGCTTTATTGAATTTAAGAAAAGTTATTGATAAACATCAAATAGTTTTAACCAATTAA
- the nth gene encoding endonuclease III, with the protein MNKEMKIQFVIDTLATLYPTIPIPLNHKDPYTLLIAVLLSAQCTDVRVNQITPLLFAKADNPYDMIKMSVEEIKEIIRPCGLSPMKSKGIHGLSHILIDKHGGEVPQSFEYLEELPAVGHKTASVVMSQAFGVPAFPVDTHIHRLMYRWNLTSGKNVVQTEKDAKRIFPEEIWNDLHLQIIWYGREYSPARGWDLEKDIITKTIGRKSVLNEYLKK; encoded by the coding sequence ATGAACAAGGAAATGAAAATTCAATTTGTAATTGACACACTAGCTACATTATACCCTACAATACCTATTCCGCTAAATCATAAAGACCCATACACTTTGTTGATTGCCGTATTACTTTCTGCTCAATGTACTGATGTAAGAGTAAATCAAATAACACCATTATTATTTGCAAAAGCGGATAACCCCTACGATATGATAAAAATGTCAGTAGAAGAGATTAAAGAAATCATACGTCCTTGTGGCTTATCGCCAATGAAATCGAAAGGAATCCATGGCTTATCCCATATTTTAATAGACAAACATGGCGGCGAAGTCCCACAAAGTTTTGAATACTTAGAAGAATTACCAGCCGTAGGTCATAAAACGGCAAGCGTAGTTATGTCCCAGGCTTTTGGAGTACCTGCGTTTCCTGTGGATACTCACATTCACCGCTTGATGTACCGTTGGAACCTTACTTCAGGTAAAAACGTTGTTCAAACAGAAAAGGATGCCAAACGTATTTTTCCTGAGGAAATATGGAATGATTTACACCTGCAAATAATTTGGTATGGAAGGGAATACTCACCTGCACGAGGATGGGATTTAGAAAAAGACATTATTACAAAAACTATAGGAAGAAAATCAGTATTGAACGAATACCTTAAAAAATAA